A single window of Gemmatimonadota bacterium DNA harbors:
- a CDS encoding type II secretion system protein, with protein sequence MLTPSQIGEACRDLCEYGVVAVQSEADAQQLYRELAAPESVLKPQPAPWNPGWWLLTLRAYASSTNGDGARQPPSTNGTAAPSGGSSAPSERREQRAQPVPRKPLRLRLMQRSGTSPIELLVVLATISSLLLVAVPRFGRALDRAAFAGLKSELKNLALQQEVQHVLFEGYTDDLAQLGFTPSPNLLLSIELLPADEPAPQAWVARATYRRLRSPGGCVVYAGEIEPPRTPLGRKALQPTVPTCDE encoded by the coding sequence ATGCTCACACCCAGCCAGATCGGAGAGGCCTGCCGCGACCTGTGCGAGTACGGGGTGGTCGCCGTGCAGAGTGAGGCAGACGCGCAGCAGCTCTATCGCGAGCTGGCCGCGCCCGAGTCCGTCCTGAAGCCACAGCCTGCGCCGTGGAACCCCGGCTGGTGGCTGCTCACGCTACGCGCGTACGCGTCATCTACCAACGGCGACGGTGCCCGGCAGCCTCCATCGACCAACGGCACAGCCGCGCCGAGCGGGGGGTCGTCAGCGCCCTCCGAGCGCAGGGAGCAGCGCGCCCAGCCTGTGCCCCGGAAGCCACTCCGGCTGCGGCTGATGCAGCGCTCGGGCACGAGCCCGATCGAGCTGCTGGTCGTGCTCGCGACCATCTCCAGCCTGCTGCTGGTGGCGGTGCCGCGGTTCGGGCGCGCGCTGGACCGCGCGGCCTTCGCCGGGCTGAAGTCGGAACTGAAGAATCTGGCGCTGCAGCAGGAAGTCCAGCACGTGCTGTTCGAGGGGTACACGGACGACCTGGCGCAGCTCGGGTTCACGCCCAGCCCCAACCTGCTGCTCTCTATCGAGTTGCTACCCGCCGACGAGCCCGCGCCGCAGGCCTGGGTAGCCCGCGCCACCTACCGCCGGCTGCGGTCGCCCGGCGGGTGCGTCGTCTATGCCGGCGAAATCGAGCCGCCGCGCACTCCGCTCGGCCGGAAAGCGCTGCAACCCACCGTTCCCACGTGCGACGAGTAG